A single Branchiostoma floridae strain S238N-H82 chromosome 11, Bfl_VNyyK, whole genome shotgun sequence DNA region contains:
- the LOC118425712 gene encoding carboxypeptidase D-like isoform X2, with protein sequence MMSQPRTTPSLLLLPLLLWLPWLPHILGQNVPFEYHEYSQVTQVLREFHQNYSDITHLYSIGRSVQGRELWVIAISDNPTVHEVGEPEVQYVGNIHGNEVIGKEMLLHLLEYLTDGYGNNDTISGYLNTTRVHILPAMNPDGLQGSLEGDCYSSIGRENARSYDLNRNFPDKFEVNTQPIQPETEAIMNWTRNIPFSLSAIFHGGAMVANYPWDNTPYGQSGPSIYSRSPDDDIYRHLALTYSQNHGNMHEGDVCSGDFFEDGISNGADWYPLRGGMQDWVYIHGDCLTITLEVSCCKYPTQDKLRDHWVWNKNSLIELLLQVHRGIKGQVFINGTDTPVSGATVTIGDRDNSFHTTSAGEFWRILIPGQYSVTVSKAGYSSETRTVTVPGNLTFSAVIEDFYLVENGTNSALNASLVLP encoded by the exons ATGATgtcccaaccaaggacgactcCCAGCTTGCTGCTACTTCCTCTGTTGctttggttgccatggttaccacACATTTTGGGGCAGAATGTCCCGTTTGAGTACCATGAGTACTCCCAGGTGACGCAGGTGCTGCGGGAGTTTCATCAGAATTACAGCGACatcacacacctgtacagcatTGGTCGATCTGTTCAAG GAAGGGAATTGTGGGTAATTGCAATCTCAGACAACCCCACAGTCCATGAAGTCGGTGAGCCAGAGGTCCAGTATGTGGGGAACATACATGGCAATGAG GTGATTGGTAAGGAAATGCTGCTTCACCTGTTGGAGTACCTGACAGATGGTTATGGGAACAATGACACCATCAGCGGCTACCTGAACACCACCAGGGTCCACATCCTCCCCGCCATGAACCCTGACGGACTGCAAGGCAGCCTGGAGGGAGACTGCTATAGCTCCATCGGCAG GGAGAATGCTCGGAGCTATGACCTGAACCGAAACTTTCCTGACAAGTTTGAAGTGAACACACAACCCATCCAGCCTGAAACAGAGGCCATCATGAACTGGACCAGGAACATACCATTCTCCCTGTCTGCCATCTTCCATGGTGGGGCGATGGTGGCAAACTATCCATGGGACAACACACCTTATG GACAGAGTGGCCCGTCGATCTACAGTCGTTCCCCTGATGATGACATCTACAGACACCTGGCCCTCACCTACTCCCAGAACCACGGCAACATGCATGAGGGCGATGTCTGCTCGGGGGATTTCTTTGAAGATGGCATCTCCAATGGGGCAGACTGGTACCCATTGAGAG GAGGAATGCAGGACTGGGTGTACATCCATGGGGATTGCCTGACGATCACCCTGGAAGTTTCCTGCTGCAAGTATCCAACTCAGGACAAACTGAGGGACCACTGGGTTTGGAATAAGAATTCTCTCATAGAACTTCTTCTGCAGGTGCATAGAG GTATTAAGGGCCAAGTGTTCATCAATGGAACAGACACTCCAGTCTCTGGGGCCACTGTGACCATAGGGGATAGGGACAACTCCTTCCACACGACGTCTGCTGGCGAGTTCTGGAGGATTCTCATTCCTGGCCAGTACAGTGTGACG GTTTCCAAAGCTGGTTATAGCAGTGAGACCAGGACAGTGACCGTACCTGGCAACCTGACGTTCAGTGCAGTGATAGAGGACTTCTACTTGGTTGAGAACGGCACCAACTCAGCTCTGAATGCTTCT CTGGTCCTTCCCTGA
- the LOC118425712 gene encoding carboxypeptidase D-like isoform X1 has product MMSQPRTTPSLLLLPLLLWLPWLPHILGQNVPFEYHEYSQVTQVLREFHQNYSDITHLYSIGRSVQGRELWVIAISDNPTVHEVGEPEVQYVGNIHGNEVIGKEMLLHLLEYLTDGYGNNDTISGYLNTTRVHILPAMNPDGLQGSLEGDCYSSIGRENARSYDLNRNFPDKFEVNTQPIQPETEAIMNWTRNIPFSLSAIFHGGAMVANYPWDNTPYGQSGPSIYSRSPDDDIYRHLALTYSQNHGNMHEGDVCSGDFFEDGISNGADWYPLRGGMQDWVYIHGDCLTITLEVSCCKYPTQDKLRDHWVWNKNSLIELLLQVHRGIKGQVFINGTDTPVSGATVTIGDRDNSFHTTSAGEFWRILIPGQYSVTVSKAGYSSETRTVTVPGNLTFSAVIEDFYLVENGTNSALNASESTTGEYTTETSPTATVGREARHLAGNGCRLQMADYLVTLLNGALIMLICINHVLYTD; this is encoded by the exons ATGATgtcccaaccaaggacgactcCCAGCTTGCTGCTACTTCCTCTGTTGctttggttgccatggttaccacACATTTTGGGGCAGAATGTCCCGTTTGAGTACCATGAGTACTCCCAGGTGACGCAGGTGCTGCGGGAGTTTCATCAGAATTACAGCGACatcacacacctgtacagcatTGGTCGATCTGTTCAAG GAAGGGAATTGTGGGTAATTGCAATCTCAGACAACCCCACAGTCCATGAAGTCGGTGAGCCAGAGGTCCAGTATGTGGGGAACATACATGGCAATGAG GTGATTGGTAAGGAAATGCTGCTTCACCTGTTGGAGTACCTGACAGATGGTTATGGGAACAATGACACCATCAGCGGCTACCTGAACACCACCAGGGTCCACATCCTCCCCGCCATGAACCCTGACGGACTGCAAGGCAGCCTGGAGGGAGACTGCTATAGCTCCATCGGCAG GGAGAATGCTCGGAGCTATGACCTGAACCGAAACTTTCCTGACAAGTTTGAAGTGAACACACAACCCATCCAGCCTGAAACAGAGGCCATCATGAACTGGACCAGGAACATACCATTCTCCCTGTCTGCCATCTTCCATGGTGGGGCGATGGTGGCAAACTATCCATGGGACAACACACCTTATG GACAGAGTGGCCCGTCGATCTACAGTCGTTCCCCTGATGATGACATCTACAGACACCTGGCCCTCACCTACTCCCAGAACCACGGCAACATGCATGAGGGCGATGTCTGCTCGGGGGATTTCTTTGAAGATGGCATCTCCAATGGGGCAGACTGGTACCCATTGAGAG GAGGAATGCAGGACTGGGTGTACATCCATGGGGATTGCCTGACGATCACCCTGGAAGTTTCCTGCTGCAAGTATCCAACTCAGGACAAACTGAGGGACCACTGGGTTTGGAATAAGAATTCTCTCATAGAACTTCTTCTGCAGGTGCATAGAG GTATTAAGGGCCAAGTGTTCATCAATGGAACAGACACTCCAGTCTCTGGGGCCACTGTGACCATAGGGGATAGGGACAACTCCTTCCACACGACGTCTGCTGGCGAGTTCTGGAGGATTCTCATTCCTGGCCAGTACAGTGTGACG GTTTCCAAAGCTGGTTATAGCAGTGAGACCAGGACAGTGACCGTACCTGGCAACCTGACGTTCAGTGCAGTGATAGAGGACTTCTACTTGGTTGAGAACGGCACCAACTCAGCTCTGAATGCTTCT GAGTCCACAACAGGGGAATACACCACTGAGACCTCTCCTACAGCCACTGTGGGGAGGGAAGCAAGACACTTGGCGGGAAATGGTTGCAGACTGCAAATGGCGGATTATCTTGTAACTCTTCTAAATGGTGCTTTGATAATGTTgatatgcataaatcatgtgcTGTACACTGATTAA
- the LOC118425725 gene encoding malate dehydrogenase, mitochondrial-like isoform X1, translating into MFSRLARPQTLGALAGALRNFSSTTACNNKVAVLGASGGIGQPLSLLLKNNPVITQLALYDIAHTPGVACDLSHIETGSEVKGFLGDAELGACLDGCEIVVIPAGVPRKPGMTRDDLFNTNASIVRDLVKACTKHCPTAFLLLITNPVNSTVPIASEVCKAAGTYDPNRVIGVTTLDVVRANTFVANLKGLNPADVNVPVVGGHAGKTIIPLISQATPSVEFDPETLDNLTKRIQDAGTEVVNAKAGAGSATLSMAYAGARFTNSLLAALNGKEGVIECGFIKSSETECPYFSTPLLLGKNGIERNLGLGKLSDYETKLVADAMDELKGSIAKGEKFASQ; encoded by the exons ATGTTTTCTCGGCTTGCTCGTCCCCAAACGCTCGGCGCCCTAGCAGGGGCACTGAGGAACTTCTCCTCCACAACAGCG TGTAACAACAAAGTCGCAGTGCTCGGTGCCTCCGGTGGAATCGGCCAACCGCTGAGCCTCTTGCTGAAGAACAACCCAGTCATCACCCAGTTGGCTCTGTACGATATCGCGCACACTCCCGGCGTGGCCTGCGATCTTAGCCACATTGAGACTGGGTCCGAGGTCAAGGGTTTCCTTGGCGATGCGGAGCTGGGGGCGTGTCTGGATGGATGCGAGATTGTGGTGATTCCCGCTGGGGTTCCGAGGAAGCCAG GTATGACCAGAGATGACCTGTTCAACACCAACGCCTCCATCGTACGAGACCTGGTGAAGGCCTGCACCAAACACTGTCCTACTGCCTTCCTGCTCCTCATCACTAACCCT GTAAACTCCACAGTGCCCATTGCCTCGGAGGTGTGCAAGGCTGCTGGCACCTACGACCCCAACAGGGTCATTGGGGTCACCACCTTGGATGTGGTCAGGGCCAACACATTTGTGGCTAACCTGAAG GGCCTGAACCCAGCGGATGTTAATGTTCCAGTGGTCGGAGGTCATGCAGGCAAGACCATCATCCCTCTCATTTCTCAG GCTACACCGTCTGTGGAGTTTGATCCAGAGACACTGGATAATCTGACCAAGCGAATCCAGGATGCTGGCACTGAAGTTGTCAATGCAAAGGCTGGAGCT gGGTCAGCTACACTGTCCATGGCATATGCGGGGGCCAGGTTTACCAACTCA CTCCTTGCTGCATTGAATGGGAAGGAAGGAGTCATTGAGTGTGGTTTCATCAAGTCCTCTGAGACGGAGTGTCCCTACTTCTCCACTCCTCTTCTCCTGGGG AAAAATGGCATTGAGAGGAACCTGGGACTGGGCAAGCTGAGTGACTATGAGACAAAGTTGGTGGCAGATGCCATGGATGAACTCAAGGGTTCCATCGCTAAGGGAGAGAAGTTTGCCTCACAATAA
- the LOC118425725 gene encoding malate dehydrogenase, mitochondrial-like isoform X2, whose protein sequence is MTRDDLFNTNASIVRDLVKACTKHCPTAFLLLITNPVNSTVPIASEVCKAAGTYDPNRVIGVTTLDVVRANTFVANLKGLNPADVNVPVVGGHAGKTIIPLISQATPSVEFDPETLDNLTKRIQDAGTEVVNAKAGAGSATLSMAYAGARFTNSLLAALNGKEGVIECGFIKSSETECPYFSTPLLLGKNGIERNLGLGKLSDYETKLVADAMDELKGSIAKGEKFASQ, encoded by the exons ATGACCAGAGATGACCTGTTCAACACCAACGCCTCCATCGTACGAGACCTGGTGAAGGCCTGCACCAAACACTGTCCTACTGCCTTCCTGCTCCTCATCACTAACCCT GTAAACTCCACAGTGCCCATTGCCTCGGAGGTGTGCAAGGCTGCTGGCACCTACGACCCCAACAGGGTCATTGGGGTCACCACCTTGGATGTGGTCAGGGCCAACACATTTGTGGCTAACCTGAAG GGCCTGAACCCAGCGGATGTTAATGTTCCAGTGGTCGGAGGTCATGCAGGCAAGACCATCATCCCTCTCATTTCTCAG GCTACACCGTCTGTGGAGTTTGATCCAGAGACACTGGATAATCTGACCAAGCGAATCCAGGATGCTGGCACTGAAGTTGTCAATGCAAAGGCTGGAGCT gGGTCAGCTACACTGTCCATGGCATATGCGGGGGCCAGGTTTACCAACTCA CTCCTTGCTGCATTGAATGGGAAGGAAGGAGTCATTGAGTGTGGTTTCATCAAGTCCTCTGAGACGGAGTGTCCCTACTTCTCCACTCCTCTTCTCCTGGGG AAAAATGGCATTGAGAGGAACCTGGGACTGGGCAAGCTGAGTGACTATGAGACAAAGTTGGTGGCAGATGCCATGGATGAACTCAAGGGTTCCATCGCTAAGGGAGAGAAGTTTGCCTCACAATAA
- the LOC118425731 gene encoding serine/threonine/tyrosine-interacting-like protein 1 produces MPLSAGLVLCEPTELYNILNQSTVYPCLSDPNYLLLLDARSSEDYAVSHVLTSKKAWRKNGEYLVPYDSEIECKTHCVVYDSHTRSLKDSGDAITCATVLANSGSKNPVKVLRGGYEDFSALYPFLRTQKIIYMPQELDDLMVWPCEVLPGLLYVANYEQACTAVILKELKCKGYINVSTEPDPSFPGRQNPEVLRIVAEDSPDTDLLSHFEEACAFIDKQKKAEHAVLVFDTRGISRNICIALAYLMHLYRWPLKDAYKHMLGCKHNISPNMGFLRQLSQWEEKLIGANVTNFSERNCHTWMR; encoded by the exons ATGCCCCTGTCCGCCGGCTTGGTGCTGTGTGAGCCGACAGAACTGTACAATATCCTCAACCAGTCCACGGTCTACCCGTGTCTGAGTGATCCCAACTATCTGTTACTCCTCG ATGCTCGGAGCAGTGAGGACTATGCCGTGAGCCATGTTCTCACAAGCAAGAAGGCATGG CGTAAGAATGGTGAATACCTGGTGCCTTATGATTCTGAGATTGAGTGTAAAACCCACTGTGTGGTGTATGACAGCCACACAAGGTCTCTAAAGGACAGTG GGGATGCCATTACCTGTGCTACAGTTCTGGCTAACAGTGGAAGCAAGAATCCAGTAAAAGTTCTGAGGG GAGGCTATGAGGACTTCTCAGCCTTGTATCCCTTCTTAAGAACACAGAAAATCATCTACATGCCACAG GAGCTGGATGACTTGATGGTGTGGCCATGTGAGGTTCTCCCGGGACTTCTGTATGTGGCCAACTATGAGCAGGCCTGCACGGCTGTCATCCTGAAGGAACTCAAGTGTAAAGGATACATCAACGTGTCCACAGAACCTGACCCAAG CTTCCCAGGCCGTCAGAACCCTGAGGTGCTGAGAATAGTTGCAGAAGACTCCCCGGACACAGACTTGCTGTCCCATTTTGAGGAGGCCTGTGCCTTTATAG acaaacagaagaaAGCTGAACATGCAGTACTGGTGTTTGACACAAGGGGGATCAGCAGAAACATTTGCATTGCATTGGCATATCTGATGCACCTCTACAGGTGGCCACTCAAG GATGCGTACAAACACATGCTTGGCTGCAAACACAACATCAGCCCCAACATGGGCTTCCTCCGTCAGCTGAGCCAGTGGGAGGAGAAACTGATCGGAGCAAACGTCACCAACTTCAGCGAGCGCAACTGTCATACTTGGATGCGTTGA
- the LOC118425727 gene encoding alpha-ketoglutarate-dependent dioxygenase alkB homolog 4-like has product MDGTGRDFTQICGCKGIRTCLLCEGERTTVKAPQGHAKRLVRYMYCNQCHKAWRHMEGSRCQTEEMDFPGVLVVEDFITPEEEADIVTVIEGTEWKVSQSGRKKQDFGPKVNFKKKKLKLGGFTGLPKFSAPLLDRMKSHDLLKDFIPVEQCHLDYDPSRGSAIDPHFDDFWLWGERLVTVNLLADSVLTMSCEEKDEVEVTIQQTSNCEHSKKPVTKTSSLDSDILVPSDEDSSQPTAVVDLQDITSSLDVSCSSSRRYCDVEVAIPMPRRSLLVVHGNARHKWMHAIHREDITSRRIAVTLRELSAEFGAEGVQSQAGKELIDVALSFNGSAIS; this is encoded by the exons ATGGATGGTACAGGACGTGATTTTACCCAAATATGTGGCTGTAAAGGCATCAGAACATGTTTGCTGTGTGAGGGAGAAAGAACGACGGTTAAAGCACCACAGGGACATGCG AAAAGActagtgaggtacatgtactgtaaccaGTGCCACAAGGCCTGGCGTCACATGGAAGGATCGCGGTGCCAGACAGAGGAGATGGACTTCCCAGGGGTGCTAGTAGTGGAGGACTTTATAACACCCGAGGAAGAGGCTGACATTGTCACTGTGATAGAAGGTACGGAGTGGAAGGTGTCTCAGTCAGGAAGGAAGAAACAG GACTTTGGCCCAAAAGTTAACTTCAAGAAGAAAAAGCTGAAGCTGGGAGGCTTCACAGGTCTGCCCAAGTTCTCTGCACCCCTATTGGACAGAATGAAGTCACATGACTTACTAAAGGACTTCATCCCTGTGGAACAATGTCACCTTGACTACGACCCCTCTAGGGGTTCTGCCATTGACCCACACTTTGATGACTTCTGGTTGTGGGGTGAGCGACTTGTAACTGTCAATCTTCTAGCTGACTCCGTGTTGACCATGTCATGTGAGGAAAAAGATGAAGTGGAAGTAACCATACAGCAAACCAGCAACTGTGAGCATAGCAAGAAACCTGTTACAAAGACCTCAAGTTTGGACTCAGATATTTTAGTACCATCTGATGAAGATAGTAGTCAACCTACAGCTGTTGTAGATCTCCAAGACATAACAAGCAGTCTGGACGTGTCATGTAGCAGTAGCAGGAGGTACTGTGATGTAGAAGTTGCCATACCAATGCCCAGAAGATCTCTGCTTGTGGTGCATGGAAATGCGAGACACAAATGGATGCATGCCATTCACAGGGAGGACATCACTAGCCGCAGGATTGCTGTTACTCTGAGAGAGCTGTCTGCGGAGTTCGGTGCTGAGGGGGTGCAGAGTCAGGCTGGGAAGGAGCTCATTGATGTTGCTCTGTCTTTTAATGGATCTGCTATATCATAA